The following are encoded in a window of Nibricoccus aquaticus genomic DNA:
- a CDS encoding efflux RND transporter periplasmic adaptor subunit, producing MKTLSASLVFIFSSALGVSLFSADSARIANTIVLDAAGVQNLRIQTVAVEEGDFEESVFSLGRIEAKPGNIAAVSSRIQGRVVALSALPGDVIAAGAEVAKVESRQPGNPPPVISLTAPLGGVVTQLDVRLGDPVEPEKALLEITDFSEVLAVARVPEHVAGRLKPGAKASITVSALHDGKLEGELLRFGTVADAASGTIDAIFKLANLGNRLRPGMRAEFSIVVARRANVMSVPRSALQGEPSGRFVYVKDFDLPNAFIKTPVVVGQINERAAEIISGLLPADEVVTQGAYSLAFAGGGSVSLKEALDAAHGHEHAADGSELKADAKTKAASASGKTEAGGDHGHDHGDHDHAHGDEHDHDDEHGHENPFWMIVSGVLFAALLVVAFWKKRGAAKSN from the coding sequence ATGAAAACACTCTCTGCTTCTCTCGTATTTATATTCTCCAGCGCGCTCGGCGTTTCGCTTTTCTCGGCTGATTCTGCGCGCATCGCGAACACGATCGTGCTCGATGCCGCTGGCGTTCAAAACCTTCGTATCCAGACGGTGGCCGTCGAAGAAGGCGATTTTGAGGAGAGCGTTTTCTCACTCGGTCGCATTGAAGCGAAGCCGGGCAATATCGCCGCCGTCAGCAGTCGCATCCAAGGTCGGGTCGTGGCGCTGAGCGCACTGCCCGGCGATGTCATCGCGGCTGGAGCGGAAGTCGCGAAAGTGGAGAGCCGTCAGCCGGGAAATCCGCCGCCGGTTATCTCGCTCACGGCTCCGCTCGGCGGGGTTGTGACGCAGCTCGATGTGCGTCTCGGCGATCCGGTGGAGCCGGAGAAGGCGCTGCTGGAGATCACGGATTTCAGCGAAGTCCTCGCGGTTGCCCGTGTGCCGGAACATGTCGCGGGTCGGCTCAAACCCGGCGCGAAAGCGAGTATCACGGTGTCGGCGTTACATGATGGAAAACTCGAAGGTGAGTTGCTGCGCTTCGGGACAGTGGCGGATGCGGCGAGTGGGACGATCGACGCGATTTTCAAACTCGCGAATCTTGGGAACCGGCTTCGTCCCGGGATGCGCGCGGAGTTTTCCATCGTCGTCGCGCGTCGCGCAAATGTGATGAGCGTGCCGCGCAGTGCGTTGCAGGGAGAGCCGTCGGGGCGCTTCGTGTACGTGAAGGATTTTGATCTGCCCAACGCGTTCATCAAAACGCCGGTCGTGGTGGGGCAGATCAATGAGCGTGCGGCGGAAATCATCAGCGGGCTGCTGCCTGCCGATGAAGTCGTCACGCAGGGCGCGTACTCACTCGCGTTCGCGGGGGGCGGTAGTGTGTCGCTCAAGGAAGCGCTGGATGCGGCTCATGGGCACGAGCACGCGGCGGACGGATCGGAACTGAAGGCGGATGCGAAAACGAAAGCGGCGTCTGCTTCAGGAAAAACCGAGGCGGGTGGAGATCACGGCCATGATCATGGCGATCACGACCACGCGCATGGAGATGAGCACGATCACGACGATGAACATGGGCATGAGAATCCGTTCTGGATGATCGTGAGCGGCGTGCTGTTTGCCGCGCTGCTGGTCGTCGCGTTCTGGAAGAAACGCGGCGCGGCCAAATCGAACTGA
- a CDS encoding transporter, producing the protein MRLCIAHSCLLLATTAFASATPPVADKSNHTLFNPTPESLMREMSTDRPDATESPYTVDAGHYQVESDLLARSRDHDKADGADTVTTAWLFSTLNFKFGLTNRIDLQTVVEPYTKIETDDRTAPSKDKISGFGDITSRLKINLWGNDAGDTAAALMPFVKWPTASNGLGNDKIEGGLIFPVAFTLSSGWSLGVMTEIDFVRNAADDGYTTDWVNTATVSHDIAGALGGYLELTSTLTKGRDLATFNCGLTYGLNNHTQLDLGTNIGLTDATEDLVLFLGLSVRY; encoded by the coding sequence ATGCGCCTGTGCATTGCCCACTCCTGTCTCCTCCTCGCGACCACCGCGTTCGCCTCCGCCACTCCGCCCGTCGCCGACAAAAGCAATCACACGCTGTTCAACCCAACGCCCGAGTCGCTCATGCGCGAGATGAGCACCGACCGCCCCGACGCCACCGAAAGCCCCTACACCGTCGATGCCGGTCACTATCAGGTGGAGAGCGATCTCCTCGCCCGCTCACGCGATCACGACAAAGCCGACGGCGCCGACACCGTAACCACCGCGTGGCTCTTCTCCACGCTCAATTTCAAATTCGGTCTCACCAACCGCATCGATCTCCAGACCGTCGTCGAGCCCTACACCAAGATCGAGACCGACGACCGCACCGCTCCCTCCAAAGACAAAATCAGCGGCTTCGGCGACATCACCTCGCGCCTCAAAATCAACCTCTGGGGCAATGACGCAGGCGACACCGCCGCCGCCCTCATGCCATTCGTCAAATGGCCCACCGCCAGCAACGGCCTAGGCAACGACAAGATCGAAGGCGGCCTCATCTTCCCAGTCGCCTTCACCCTCTCCTCCGGCTGGAGCCTCGGCGTCATGACCGAGATCGACTTCGTGCGTAACGCCGCCGACGACGGCTACACCACCGACTGGGTCAATACCGCCACCGTCAGCCACGACATCGCCGGCGCACTCGGCGGCTACCTCGAACTCACCTCGACGCTCACCAAAGGCCGCGACCTCGCCACCTTCAACTGCGGCCTCACCTACGGCCTCAACAACCACACCCAGCTCGATCTCGGCACCAACATCGGCCTCACCGACGCCACCGAAGACCTCGTCCTCTTCCTCGGCCTCAGCGTCCGCTACTGA
- the trxB gene encoding thioredoxin-disulfide reductase: MSTPVENVVIVGTGCAGLTAAIYTGRANLSPLIIEGSLPGGQLTTTSEVENFPGFPEGVDGFHLMDSLRKQATKFGTRFEQAQITSVDFSSQPLKLRTADREILAKSVIIATGASPRMTGIPGEKELYGGKGVTTCATCDGAFYRKMEVAVIGGGDSAAEEALFLTRFASKVYLVHRRDSLRASKIMADRATSHPKIQMVWDSAPTEVVGVAEGSVSGLKIKNLKTGADSVLPVKGIFVAIGHVPNTGPFASALDVDEGGYFKPVTGSQVQTKVPGVYVAGDCADHVYRQAITAAGMGCQAAIEAERWLAEHGG, from the coding sequence ATGTCCACACCTGTTGAAAACGTCGTCATCGTCGGCACCGGCTGCGCCGGACTTACCGCCGCGATCTACACCGGCCGCGCCAACCTTTCTCCCCTCATCATCGAGGGCAGCCTCCCCGGCGGTCAGCTCACGACGACTTCGGAAGTGGAAAACTTCCCCGGCTTTCCCGAAGGTGTGGACGGTTTCCACCTGATGGACAGCCTCCGCAAGCAGGCCACCAAGTTCGGTACGCGCTTCGAGCAGGCCCAGATCACGTCCGTCGATTTCTCCTCTCAACCGCTCAAGCTTCGTACCGCCGACCGCGAAATTCTCGCGAAGTCCGTCATCATCGCCACCGGCGCTTCGCCGCGCATGACCGGCATCCCCGGCGAAAAAGAACTCTACGGCGGCAAGGGCGTCACCACCTGCGCCACCTGCGACGGCGCGTTCTACCGCAAGATGGAAGTCGCCGTCATCGGCGGCGGCGACAGCGCAGCTGAAGAGGCGCTTTTCCTCACGCGCTTCGCCAGCAAAGTGTATCTCGTCCACCGCCGCGACTCGCTCCGCGCCTCCAAGATCATGGCCGACCGCGCCACCTCACACCCCAAGATCCAGATGGTCTGGGACAGCGCCCCGACCGAAGTCGTCGGCGTGGCCGAAGGCTCTGTCAGCGGCCTCAAGATCAAAAACCTCAAGACCGGCGCCGACTCCGTCCTCCCCGTGAAAGGCATCTTCGTCGCCATCGGCCACGTGCCCAACACCGGCCCCTTCGCCTCCGCACTTGATGTCGATGAAGGCGGCTACTTCAAACCCGTCACCGGTTCTCAAGTACAAACCAAGGTTCCCGGCGTGTACGTCGCCGGCGATTGCGCCGACCACGTTTACCGCCAGGCGATCACCGCCGCCGGCATGGGCTGCCAGGCCGCCATCGAGGCCGAACGCTGGCTCGCCGAGCACGGTGGTTAA
- a CDS encoding methyl-accepting chemotaxis protein encodes MKFSVGQKVSSLALTAGLIIAALVASVRHEFGLMIASNTEVVTIASALQNHQQADMMHDALRSDVLAAQLAAINKDTAAADEVVADLFEHEKIFRDSLAASKALPLNDTIRAELTAVEKPLNDYLAASRHLVETARTDAAAANAAMPQFMEAFSMLEKRMAAISETIEAEALIVHEHSTTVANHFSRILWISATSALGLLAILTLIISRSIPRPFMAIIGKLNDASHANVSSADQVSQNSSALATASSEQAATLEETSASLEEISSVATRNAEAAQRAKDLARQAREAADQGTKGITAMNAAMLDIKTSSDGIAKILKTIDEIAFQTNILALNAAVEAARAGEAGAGFAVVADEVRALAQRSAQAARETADKIEDSTRKSRRGAEVSEQISTSLSQIATKVREVDDLVAEIANASSEQTTGIQQVNTAVSRMDEAVQLGAARAEEGAGVAQELSAQSILLQDSVTELARVVGGSRKSAAAKKQPTPPQAHPSSLASSAA; translated from the coding sequence ATGAAATTCTCCGTAGGTCAGAAAGTCTCCAGTCTCGCCCTCACCGCCGGACTCATCATCGCCGCCCTCGTCGCCTCCGTCCGCCACGAATTCGGACTCATGATCGCAAGCAATACCGAGGTCGTCACCATCGCCTCCGCCCTGCAAAACCACCAGCAGGCCGACATGATGCACGACGCCCTCCGCTCCGACGTCCTCGCCGCCCAGCTTGCCGCGATCAACAAAGACACCGCCGCCGCCGATGAAGTCGTCGCCGACCTCTTCGAACACGAAAAAATTTTCCGCGACAGCCTCGCCGCCAGCAAAGCCCTCCCGCTCAACGACACCATCCGCGCCGAACTCACCGCCGTCGAAAAACCCCTCAACGACTATCTCGCCGCCTCGCGCCACCTTGTCGAAACCGCCCGCACTGACGCCGCCGCTGCCAACGCCGCCATGCCCCAATTTATGGAGGCCTTCTCCATGCTCGAAAAACGCATGGCTGCCATCAGCGAAACCATCGAAGCCGAAGCCCTCATCGTCCACGAACACTCCACCACCGTGGCGAACCACTTCAGCCGCATCCTCTGGATCTCCGCCACCAGCGCCCTCGGCCTGCTCGCCATCCTGACGCTGATCATCAGCCGCAGCATTCCACGCCCCTTCATGGCCATCATCGGCAAACTCAACGACGCCTCCCACGCCAACGTCTCCTCCGCCGATCAAGTTTCCCAAAACAGCTCCGCCCTCGCCACCGCCTCCTCCGAACAAGCCGCCACGCTCGAAGAAACCAGCGCCTCCCTCGAAGAAATCTCCAGCGTCGCCACCCGCAACGCCGAGGCCGCCCAGCGCGCCAAAGACCTCGCCCGCCAGGCCCGCGAAGCCGCCGACCAAGGCACAAAAGGCATCACTGCGATGAACGCCGCCATGCTCGACATCAAAACCTCCAGCGACGGCATCGCCAAGATTCTCAAGACCATCGACGAGATCGCCTTTCAAACCAACATCCTCGCCCTCAACGCCGCCGTCGAAGCCGCCCGCGCCGGCGAGGCCGGAGCCGGTTTCGCCGTCGTCGCCGACGAAGTCCGCGCCCTCGCCCAACGCTCCGCCCAGGCCGCCCGCGAGACCGCCGACAAGATCGAAGACTCCACCCGCAAGAGCCGTCGCGGCGCCGAGGTCAGCGAACAAATTTCCACCAGCCTCTCCCAGATCGCCACCAAGGTCCGCGAAGTCGATGACCTCGTCGCCGAAATCGCCAACGCCTCCTCGGAACAGACCACCGGTATCCAGCAAGTAAACACCGCCGTCAGCCGCATGGACGAAGCCGTCCAGCTCGGCGCCGCCCGCGCCGAGGAAGGCGCCGGCGTCGCCCAGGAACTCTCCGCGCAATCCATCCTCTTGCAGGATTCGGTCACCGAACTCGCCCGCGTTGTCGGCGGCTCCCGTAAAAGCGCCGCAGCCAAAAAGCAGCCCACGCCACCCCAGGCTCATCCCTCGTCTCTCGCCTCGTCCGCTGCCTGA
- a CDS encoding TolC family protein, giving the protein MSATLFFRSIPRSVALAVLLMANAVRAQETTTPPGVGAPLTLAGVLTRVAENNPSLIAQRYGERAAEALIEQAGLRPNPTLDVSAENFLGTGNVQGGRSLETTVQASQTFERGGKRDRRVALASREREMAAKEFVVRRAEVLAAAAVAYVETLAAQERLALVEEPLALARETLAVVEARVKEGAASPAESARARAALASAQGESARAQAALFAARAALAATWGGRAGEIGALPGKISVPKTLPGEEVFLAQIGRHPRFELQRAVIEGRRASLELEKAQAAQDVTVGGGVRFLREGTDAAFVAGVSVPLPVRNKNQGNIRAARETLAGAEQSLRAVEAELRASVTAAWQELAGAHTTAQTLRRDALPATEEAHAVVRRAYEEGQLPLIDVLDAQRALVSVRREILDAESAYASALARVEGLTNPAFSLTTALISAR; this is encoded by the coding sequence ATGTCCGCGACTCTCTTTTTTCGCAGTATTCCCCGCTCTGTTGCGCTCGCTGTCTTGCTGATGGCGAACGCCGTGCGTGCCCAAGAAACAACCACGCCGCCCGGTGTCGGTGCTCCGCTCACGCTGGCGGGAGTGCTGACGCGTGTGGCTGAGAATAATCCCTCGCTCATCGCGCAGCGTTACGGCGAGCGCGCGGCTGAGGCGCTGATCGAGCAGGCGGGGCTGCGGCCGAATCCGACGCTCGATGTCAGCGCCGAGAATTTTCTCGGCACGGGCAATGTTCAGGGGGGGCGCAGTCTCGAAACGACGGTGCAGGCGAGCCAGACGTTTGAGCGTGGCGGCAAACGCGACCGGCGAGTCGCGCTGGCCAGTCGTGAGCGGGAAATGGCGGCCAAGGAGTTTGTCGTCCGCCGTGCTGAGGTACTCGCGGCTGCCGCAGTCGCTTATGTGGAGACACTCGCCGCGCAGGAGCGCCTCGCGCTCGTCGAGGAGCCGCTGGCGCTTGCGCGCGAAACGCTCGCGGTAGTCGAAGCGCGTGTGAAAGAGGGCGCGGCATCTCCCGCTGAATCGGCGCGTGCGCGTGCGGCGCTGGCATCGGCACAGGGCGAATCGGCCCGCGCTCAGGCTGCGCTTTTCGCCGCGCGTGCGGCACTGGCGGCGACGTGGGGCGGACGCGCCGGAGAGATTGGTGCGTTGCCGGGAAAGATTTCCGTGCCCAAGACGTTGCCGGGCGAAGAGGTTTTTCTCGCGCAGATCGGGCGCCATCCTCGTTTCGAACTTCAACGTGCCGTCATTGAAGGCCGGCGGGCGTCGCTCGAACTGGAGAAGGCGCAGGCGGCGCAAGACGTCACGGTGGGCGGCGGTGTGCGTTTTCTTCGCGAGGGGACGGACGCGGCGTTTGTCGCGGGCGTTTCGGTGCCGCTGCCGGTCCGGAATAAAAATCAGGGTAACATCCGCGCCGCGCGTGAAACTCTCGCCGGTGCGGAGCAGTCGCTGCGCGCGGTCGAAGCCGAGCTGCGCGCGAGTGTCACGGCTGCGTGGCAGGAACTCGCCGGCGCGCATACGACAGCGCAAACGCTCCGGCGCGACGCGTTGCCCGCGACCGAGGAGGCGCACGCCGTCGTGCGCCGTGCGTATGAAGAAGGTCAGTTACCGCTGATCGACGTGCTCGATGCGCAGCGCGCACTCGTCTCCGTGCGGCGCGAGATCCTCGACGCCGAATCTGCTTACGCCTCCGCGCTCGCCCGCGTTGAAGGACTTACGAACCCCGCTTTCTCACTCACGACCGCTCTTATTTCAGCCCGATGA
- a CDS encoding Fur family transcriptional regulator, which produces MSTAVHHSPPTDSLAQRLADSGLRSTPQRELVYSVLLKKRDHPTADEVFARVKPELPGISLATVYNCLETLVQCDLVRAVNFERGPTRYCPNLQPHAHFHDEQTGSTHDIDLPSGLLDQLKKVLPSGYDASAIEITFRGKAKNAR; this is translated from the coding sequence ATGTCCACCGCCGTTCATCACTCTCCCCCGACCGACTCGCTCGCGCAGCGACTCGCCGACAGCGGCCTGCGCTCCACGCCCCAGCGCGAACTCGTTTACAGCGTTCTCCTCAAAAAACGCGACCATCCCACCGCTGACGAAGTCTTCGCCCGCGTCAAACCCGAGCTACCCGGCATCTCTCTGGCCACCGTCTACAACTGCCTCGAAACCCTCGTCCAATGTGACCTCGTGCGCGCGGTGAACTTCGAGCGCGGCCCCACCCGCTACTGCCCGAATCTCCAGCCGCACGCCCACTTTCACGACGAACAAACCGGCTCAACCCACGACATCGACCTCCCAAGCGGCCTCCTCGATCAGCTGAAAAAAGTCCTCCCCTCCGGCTACGACGCCTCCGCCATCGAGATCACCTTCCGCGGCAAAGCCAAAAACGCGCGCTAA
- a CDS encoding M15 family metallopeptidase — protein MSAAVAYARRIAALHEALGIPHDYSLRRLLDVQPEADPAALVSIGQTDADRDCQLIESAAHAFRGMRARAREYDIELMPLSGFRSVERQVEIIRGKLALGEKIEVILNTMAAPGYSEHHTGRAIDIGTPGDLPLEESFSQTKAFSWLERHAGSFGFAMSFPKENPHGFIYEPWHWCWRAR, from the coding sequence ATGTCCGCCGCCGTCGCCTACGCCCGCCGCATCGCCGCGCTCCACGAAGCGCTGGGCATCCCTCACGATTACTCGCTGCGCCGCCTGCTCGACGTGCAGCCAGAAGCGGACCCCGCCGCGCTCGTTTCTATCGGCCAGACCGACGCCGATCGCGACTGCCAGCTCATCGAGTCCGCCGCCCACGCGTTTCGCGGTATGAGAGCCCGCGCCCGCGAGTACGACATCGAGCTCATGCCCCTCTCCGGTTTTCGCAGCGTCGAGCGCCAGGTCGAAATCATCCGCGGCAAACTCGCGCTCGGCGAAAAGATCGAGGTCATCCTCAACACCATGGCCGCTCCCGGCTACAGCGAGCACCACACCGGCCGCGCCATCGACATCGGCACACCCGGCGACCTGCCGCTCGAAGAATCCTTCTCTCAAACCAAAGCCTTTTCCTGGCTCGAACGCCACGCGGGCAGCTTCGGTTTCGCGATGAGCTTCCCGAAGGAAAATCCCCACGGCTTCATCTACGAGCCCTGGCACTGGTGCTGGCGCGCGCGCTGA
- a CDS encoding efflux RND transporter permease subunit: MLNKLIQWSLANRAIVLGLSLIILVLGLRTGTQLPVEVLPDLTKPTVIILTEAPGLAPEEVETRVTQPLESALMGVAGLTRLRSNSDVALSLVYAEFGWETDIYQARVLVQERLQSAREQLPDKVQPFMTPVASLMGEILLVGVRSTTKEGEPGYIAPSDVRTLADWTIKRRLQSIPGIAEILNMGGGVKQIEVQPDPYRMQAHDVSFAELEEAVAETASTTTGGFLSTGPTEIMVRNLAMTTDLGDIARTVIKKTGDRAVTIGDVAAVEWGIEPMRGDATVSVAPEKAPTYGVIMSITKAPGFDTRALTEQIQAALEELKTSFPPGVETTLLFQQKDFIDHAIGNLKEAIRDGAIMVTVVLFLFLLNFRTTFITLMAMPMSFAITLLVFHQFGISVNSMTLGGLAVAIGMVVDDAIVDVENVFRRLRENAALPHPRPKLQVIGRASGEVRNSILYATVLIILVFLPLLGLSGVEGKLFAPIAIATIISMVASFIVSLTLIPVLCSLLLSPKAGREHKDGRFVGFLKNLLRATLLRAGLNFPIPVLGVVMIGMIGAFLLYPKMSKDFLPSFREETALIAVTSAPGTSLEEMNKISDVIEAQILAVPEVRKVGRRLGRAERGDHVVPVSTAEFDVDFRELVGHEGKAGRSRKEILADLNRRLKTVPGVFAVVGGPLADRIGHMLSGVSAPVAIKVFGPDLDTLRRIGTEVQAVAKTIPGFEDAKLDQQSSIPQLRIEANRDRSAAYGVTPGAINDQLSALLGGKEIAELRDGQRAVNLVIRLPLAWRDSAEKIAQIPIEIESGQRVPLSLVADVREAKGPNVIFRENSQRRFTIAIKPTVRDVGALVAKLQEDVKAKVKLPEGYFITYEGEFQAQKDATQRIVLFSAVVFVIIVFLLYGYFQSMALALQVMLSIPLSLVGGLVYTWLKVDNISIATLVGFIAVGGVAARNGIMMLSHYLHLMKHEGEGFTRAMVERGTLERMVPVLMTALAAGIALIPLVLAGDQPGKEILHPVAVVIVGGLISSTLLEFLVRPLIFFHLGRKAAAQAIERDAAAAQ; encoded by the coding sequence ATGTTGAACAAACTTATCCAGTGGTCGCTCGCGAACCGGGCCATCGTGCTCGGGCTCTCGCTCATCATTCTCGTGCTCGGCCTTCGCACGGGGACGCAGCTTCCCGTCGAAGTGTTGCCCGATCTCACGAAGCCGACGGTCATCATTCTCACGGAAGCGCCCGGCCTCGCGCCGGAAGAAGTGGAGACGCGCGTCACGCAGCCGCTCGAAAGCGCGCTCATGGGAGTCGCCGGGTTGACGCGTTTGAGGTCGAACTCGGATGTCGCTCTCTCGCTCGTGTACGCGGAGTTCGGCTGGGAGACGGACATCTATCAGGCGCGCGTGCTGGTGCAGGAGCGCTTACAGTCCGCTCGTGAGCAACTCCCCGACAAGGTGCAGCCATTCATGACACCGGTCGCGTCGCTGATGGGGGAAATCCTTCTGGTCGGCGTGCGTTCGACGACGAAGGAAGGGGAGCCTGGATACATCGCGCCGAGTGATGTCAGGACGCTCGCTGATTGGACGATCAAGCGGCGGCTCCAGAGTATTCCAGGCATCGCGGAAATCCTCAATATGGGCGGCGGCGTGAAGCAGATTGAGGTGCAGCCCGATCCTTACCGGATGCAGGCGCACGACGTGAGTTTCGCGGAGCTGGAGGAGGCGGTCGCTGAAACAGCGAGCACGACGACGGGTGGGTTTCTCAGTACGGGGCCGACGGAGATCATGGTGCGCAATCTCGCGATGACGACCGACCTCGGGGACATCGCGCGCACGGTCATCAAGAAGACGGGCGACCGTGCGGTGACGATTGGCGATGTGGCGGCGGTGGAGTGGGGGATCGAGCCGATGCGCGGAGATGCGACCGTGAGCGTCGCTCCAGAAAAAGCGCCGACGTACGGCGTGATCATGTCGATCACCAAGGCGCCGGGCTTCGATACGCGCGCGCTCACGGAGCAGATCCAGGCGGCGTTGGAGGAATTGAAGACGAGTTTCCCGCCCGGCGTGGAGACAACGCTGTTGTTTCAGCAGAAGGATTTTATCGATCACGCTATCGGCAATCTGAAGGAGGCGATCCGCGATGGCGCGATCATGGTGACGGTGGTGTTGTTTCTCTTCCTCCTGAATTTCCGCACGACGTTCATCACGCTCATGGCGATGCCGATGAGCTTCGCGATCACGCTGCTCGTGTTTCACCAGTTCGGGATTTCTGTGAACTCGATGACGCTAGGCGGACTTGCGGTGGCGATCGGCATGGTCGTCGATGATGCCATCGTGGACGTGGAAAATGTGTTCCGCCGGCTGCGCGAGAACGCGGCGCTGCCGCATCCGCGGCCGAAGCTGCAGGTGATCGGGCGCGCATCGGGCGAGGTGAGAAACTCGATCCTCTATGCGACGGTTTTGATCATCCTCGTTTTTCTCCCGCTGCTGGGGCTGAGCGGCGTGGAAGGGAAGCTCTTCGCGCCCATCGCGATTGCGACGATCATCAGCATGGTCGCGTCGTTCATCGTCTCGCTGACGTTGATCCCGGTGCTTTGTTCGTTGCTGCTCAGCCCCAAAGCGGGGCGTGAACACAAAGACGGGCGCTTCGTCGGCTTTCTGAAAAATCTCCTGCGCGCGACGTTGCTGCGGGCCGGGCTGAATTTCCCGATTCCTGTGCTGGGTGTCGTGATGATCGGGATGATTGGCGCGTTTTTGCTCTATCCGAAAATGAGCAAAGATTTTCTTCCGAGCTTTCGAGAAGAGACTGCGCTGATCGCCGTGACCTCGGCGCCCGGCACTTCGCTGGAGGAGATGAATAAAATTTCGGATGTGATCGAAGCGCAGATTCTCGCGGTCCCGGAGGTGCGCAAAGTCGGCCGGCGGCTCGGGCGTGCGGAGCGGGGCGATCATGTGGTTCCCGTTTCCACGGCGGAGTTCGACGTGGATTTTCGCGAGTTGGTCGGGCACGAGGGGAAGGCGGGCCGCAGTCGCAAAGAGATCCTCGCCGACCTCAACCGTCGTCTGAAAACGGTGCCGGGCGTCTTTGCTGTCGTTGGCGGACCACTGGCGGATCGCATCGGCCATATGCTCAGCGGTGTGTCCGCGCCGGTGGCGATTAAAGTCTTCGGTCCGGACCTCGACACGCTCCGCCGCATCGGCACCGAGGTTCAGGCCGTTGCGAAAACGATTCCTGGTTTTGAAGACGCGAAGCTCGATCAGCAGTCGTCGATCCCACAGCTGCGCATCGAGGCGAATCGCGACCGGTCGGCTGCGTACGGCGTCACTCCTGGGGCAATCAACGACCAGCTCAGCGCGCTCCTTGGCGGCAAGGAAATCGCCGAACTCCGCGACGGGCAGCGCGCGGTGAATCTGGTCATCCGGCTGCCGCTGGCGTGGCGCGATTCGGCGGAGAAGATCGCGCAGATTCCTATCGAGATAGAGAGCGGGCAGCGCGTGCCGTTGTCGCTGGTTGCCGACGTGCGCGAGGCGAAGGGGCCGAACGTCATCTTCCGGGAAAACAGCCAGCGACGGTTCACGATCGCGATCAAGCCGACGGTGCGCGATGTCGGCGCGCTCGTGGCGAAACTCCAGGAGGACGTGAAAGCGAAGGTGAAACTGCCTGAGGGCTACTTCATCACGTATGAGGGCGAGTTCCAGGCGCAGAAAGACGCGACGCAGCGGATCGTGCTCTTCAGCGCGGTGGTTTTTGTGATCATCGTTTTCCTGCTCTACGGTTATTTCCAGAGCATGGCGCTGGCGTTGCAGGTGATGTTGAGCATCCCGCTCTCGCTGGTCGGCGGCCTTGTGTACACGTGGCTCAAGGTAGACAACATCAGCATCGCCACGCTGGTCGGTTTCATCGCGGTCGGCGGGGTGGCGGCGCGCAACGGCATCATGATGCTCTCGCACTACCTGCATCTCATGAAACATGAGGGCGAGGGCTTCACACGTGCGATGGTCGAGCGCGGTACGCTGGAGCGCATGGTCCCGGTACTGATGACCGCGCTTGCCGCGGGCATCGCGCTGATTCCGCTCGTGCTCGCGGGCGATCAACCGGGCAAAGAAATCCTTCACCCGGTCGCCGTCGTGATCGTGGGCGGACTCATCTCGTCCACGCTCCTCGAGTTCCTCGTGAGGCCGTTAATCTTTTTTCATCTCGGCCGTAAAGCCGCTGCGCAGGCTATCGAGCGCGACGCGGCTGCTGCCCAGTGA